A window from Leptotrichia trevisanii DSM 22070 encodes these proteins:
- a CDS encoding MobA/MobL family protein, translated as MAIFHLRMKKSKRGSSYIPPAAHLDYINRDEKYGKKEDLLFKEVRNLPEEFSDIKDFWKCAETYERKNSNLYRELEISLPREFTPEENKKMVDNFCENLFGKEYVYNYAIHNPKSFDGDMQPHVHIMFFERKIDDIKRDKDKYFKRYNTKNIEKGGWEKDKKWRERSTLKNIRKEWETFLNFELEKKGIEKVSAKSLKDQKRDAENNNDYKKVYELNREAINIDGKILYRKESELSDKEKVKKRIFIKSRILKAGTDLMKKLLEKLKKLEREYEDLKRDKIGDLENLEKLRGLEESIRDIKKKMSKDKIENTVYNLMTDKKYYKFLNENKKIDKELKNIKDKNRIKYLKITKEKNLKNLESLRNEIQNDWKKKYIFDKRVENIREKYLRKIANFEDEKDTIYENLKEKNIKYNDEKNGLYNINHLQFIYEKDGLKEINRIEKELKKLVKELDKNEEIVSQETLIKDKYSNYEFSKLEKNIAESKIKIEGLQKELNKNLDISEQKYYLDWLKREVKIKEDYEARKENIEIKIQKKLQDELLKNGNSKVQEREKVKKIIKNIEAIKVLDKKKRLSEKRQVSIKKWNRKKKSKSLNGANYDKNLGGISGDFRMEDMEVLDELER; from the coding sequence GTGGCAATATTTCATCTTAGAATGAAAAAAAGTAAAAGAGGAAGTAGCTATATTCCGCCTGCTGCACATTTAGACTATATAAACAGAGATGAAAAATATGGTAAAAAAGAGGACTTACTTTTTAAGGAAGTAAGGAATCTTCCTGAAGAGTTTAGCGATATTAAAGATTTTTGGAAATGTGCAGAAACCTATGAGAGAAAAAACTCTAATCTGTACAGGGAACTTGAAATTTCATTACCGAGAGAGTTTACTCCTGAAGAAAATAAAAAGATGGTGGATAATTTTTGTGAAAATCTTTTTGGAAAAGAATATGTGTATAACTATGCAATTCACAATCCAAAAAGTTTTGATGGAGATATGCAGCCACACGTGCATATAATGTTTTTTGAAAGAAAAATTGATGATATTAAAAGGGATAAGGATAAGTATTTTAAGAGATATAATACTAAAAATATAGAAAAAGGCGGATGGGAAAAGGATAAAAAATGGAGAGAAAGAAGTACGTTAAAAAATATAAGAAAAGAGTGGGAAACATTTTTAAATTTTGAACTTGAAAAAAAAGGAATAGAGAAAGTAAGTGCAAAATCGTTAAAGGATCAGAAAAGGGATGCGGAAAATAATAATGACTATAAGAAAGTTTATGAGTTAAATCGTGAAGCAATAAATATTGATGGAAAGATTTTATACAGAAAAGAAAGTGAATTAAGTGATAAGGAAAAAGTTAAGAAGAGAATATTTATTAAAAGCAGAATTTTAAAAGCTGGAACAGATTTAATGAAAAAACTGCTTGAAAAATTAAAAAAACTGGAAAGGGAGTATGAAGATTTAAAAAGAGATAAAATAGGAGATTTAGAAAATTTGGAAAAACTGAGGGGGTTAGAAGAGAGTATAAGAGATATAAAAAAGAAGATGTCAAAAGATAAAATTGAGAATACTGTATACAACTTGATGACGGATAAAAAGTACTATAAATTTCTGAATGAGAACAAAAAAATTGACAAGGAACTAAAAAATATAAAAGATAAAAATAGAATAAAGTATTTAAAAATTACAAAAGAAAAGAATTTAAAAAATTTAGAAAGTTTAAGAAATGAAATTCAGAACGACTGGAAAAAGAAGTATATTTTTGATAAAAGAGTTGAAAATATTAGGGAAAAATATTTAAGGAAAATTGCAAATTTTGAAGATGAAAAAGACACGATATATGAAAATTTAAAAGAGAAAAATATTAAATATAATGATGAAAAAAATGGACTGTATAATATAAACCATTTGCAATTTATTTATGAAAAAGATGGACTGAAAGAGATAAATAGAATTGAAAAAGAACTAAAAAAATTAGTAAAAGAGTTAGATAAAAATGAGGAAATAGTCAGTCAGGAAACTTTGATAAAAGATAAATATTCAAATTATGAATTTTCAAAATTGGAGAAAAATATTGCGGAGAGTAAGATTAAAATAGAAGGACTGCAAAAAGAACTTAACAAAAATTTGGATATAAGTGAACAAAAATATTACTTGGACTGGTTAAAAAGAGAAGTAAAAATAAAGGAAGATTATGAGGCAAGAAAAGAAAATATTGAAATAAAAATTCAAAAAAAATTGCAGGATGAACTTTTAAAAAATGGTAATTCCAAAGTTCAGGAAAGGGAAAAAGTTAAAAAAATTATCAAGAATATAGAAGCCATAAAAGTATTGGATAAGAAAAAAAGATTGTCTGAAAAACGACAAGTAAGTATAAAAAAATGGAACAGGAAAAAGAAAAGTAAAAGTTTAAACGGTGCAAATTATGATAAAAATTTAGGAGGTATAAGTGGTGATTTTAGAATGGAAGATATGGAAGTTTTAGATGAGCTGGAAAGATAA
- a CDS encoding single-stranded DNA-binding protein, with product MNTLIFSGRVTFNPEMISISEKNVCNFRIAAKKKFKEETQFLLCVAFGNVATLIHQYVKKGAKIIVNGYLELQEYEDENGKRIIPKCIVKEFKLMDFVEEEYEYF from the coding sequence ATGAATACACTTATTTTTAGTGGAAGAGTAACATTTAATCCTGAAATGATTTCAATTTCAGAAAAAAATGTTTGTAATTTTAGAATAGCCGCAAAAAAGAAATTTAAGGAAGAAACACAATTTTTATTATGTGTTGCTTTCGGTAATGTAGCAACATTAATACATCAGTATGTAAAAAAGGGAGCAAAAATAATTGTAAATGGTTATCTAGAATTACAAGAGTATGAAGATGAGAATGGAAAAAGAATAATACCTAAATGTATAGTTAAAGAGTTTAAATTAATGGATTTTGTAGAAGAAGAGTATGAATATTTTTAA